Proteins co-encoded in one Acipenser ruthenus chromosome 3, fAciRut3.2 maternal haplotype, whole genome shotgun sequence genomic window:
- the LOC131732258 gene encoding spermatogenesis-associated protein 46-like, with protein MNSLPVKDFAGFQTPIYDFQQSLRLSDCTIPGRAAKQPECCTLTGSHGHQIYRPPETPTKSQKSKASNPKETHKSSCAPVLSSTVVTNQESHHLDPRFIQAVSTKVCMGGETQYKCSSCLRFYGSLAGLQLHIAHGWKEGFSCRVFYQKLKEMQEKKRAQKSSQVSTTDTQSHSLSNESDTQSGGRKSKTSEELLEPARKKPDVAGSILKWLLKVEGPDTYQ; from the exons ATGAACTCTCTTCCTGTGAAAGACTTTGCTG GATTTCAAACTCCCATATATGATTTCCAACAAAGCCTTAGGCTTAGTGACTGTACCATCCCTGGGAGGGCTGCAAAACAGCCAGAGTGCTGCACTCTCACAGGGTCACATGGACATCAGATCTACAGACCACCTGAAACACCCACCAAGAGCCAGAAATCGAAAGCTTCCAACCCCAAGGAGACACACAAGTCCAGCTGTGCACCTGTGCTCAGCAGCACAGTGGTGACAAACCAGGAATCTCATCATCTGGACCCCAGATTCATCCAAGCTGTCTCCACCAAGGTATGTATGGGTGGGGAGACCCAGTATAAGTGCTCCAGCTGTCTCCGCTTCTATGGAAGCCTGGCTGGCCTCCAGCTCCACATTGCACACGGCTGGAAGGAAGGGTTCAGCTGCAGGGTTTTCTACCAGAAACTCAAGGAAATGCAGGAGAAGAAGCGGGCACAAAAGAGTAGCCAGGTGTCGACCACAGACACCCAGAGCCATTCTCTTTCTAATGAAAGTGATACCCAAAGTGGAGGAAGGAAGAGCAAAACCAGCGAGGAGTTATTAGAACCAGCGAGGAAAAAGCCGGACGTGGCGGGTTCTATTCTGAAATGGCTGTTGAAAGTGGAAGGACCTGACACGTATCAGTGA